The proteins below come from a single Ictidomys tridecemlineatus isolate mIctTri1 chromosome 8, mIctTri1.hap1, whole genome shotgun sequence genomic window:
- the LOC101965100 gene encoding phosphoglycerate kinase 2: protein MSLSKKLTLDKLDVKGKRVIMRVDFNVPMKKNQITNNQRIKAAMPSITFCLDNGAQSVVLMSHLGRPDGVPMPEKYSLEPVAGELKALLGRDVTFLKDCVGPEVEKACASPEAGSVILLENLRFHLEEEGKGQDASGNKVKAEPEKVEAFRQSLSKLGDVYVNDAFGTAHRAHSSMVGVNLPQKAAGFLMKKELEYFAKALENPERPFLAILGGAKVADKIQLIKNMLDKVNQMIIGGGMAFTFLKVLHNMEIGASLFDEEGAKIVKEIMAKAEKNGVKITFPVDFITADKFDEHANTGNATIESGIPEGWMGLDCGPESIKKNAQVVSQAKLIVWNGPLGVFEWEAFAKGTKALMDEIVKATSQGSVTIIGGGDTATCCAKWNTEDKVSHVSTGGGASLELLEGKSLPGVEALSNV from the coding sequence ATGTCCCTTTCTAAGAAGCTGACTTTGGACAAACTGGATGTCAAAGGCAAGCGCGTCATCATGAGAGTGGACTTCAACGTCCCCATGAAGAAGAACCAGATTACCAACAACCAGAGAATCAAGGCCGCCATGCCCAGCATCACGTTCTGCCTGGACAATGGAGCCCAGTCGGTGGTGCTGATGAGCCACCTGGGCCGGCCCGATGGCGTCCCCATGCCCGAGAAGTACTCCCTGGAGCCTGTCGCTGGCGAGCTGAAAGCCTTGCTGGGCAGGGACGTGACATTCCTCAAGGACTGTGTGGGCCCAGAAGTGGAGAAGGCCTGCGCCAGCCCCGAAGCCGGCTCAGTGATCCTGCTGGAGAACCTGCGCTTTCACCTGGAGGAGGAAGGCAAGGGCCAGGATGCCTCTGGGAACAAGGTGAAGGCGGAGCCCGAGAAGGTGGAAGCCTTTCGCCAGTCCCTGTCCAAGCTAGGGGACGTGTATGTCAATGATGCTTTTGGCACTGCACACAGGGCTCACAGCTCCATGGTGGGAGTGAATCTGCCCCAGAAGGCAGCCGGGTTCCTCATGAAGAAGGAGCTGGAGTACTTTGCCAAAGCCTTGGAAAACCCAGAGAGACCCTTTCTGGCTATCCTGGGTGGAGCCAAAGTGGCAGACAAGATCCAGCTCATCAAAAACATGCTGGACAAGGTCAACCAGATGATCATCGGGGGCGGGATGGCCTTTACCTTCCTAAAGGTACTCCACAACATGGAGATTGGTGCCTCCCTCTTCGACGAAGAGGGAGCCAAGATTGTCAAGGAGATCATGGCCAAAGCAGAAAAGAACGGTGTGAAGATTACCTTTCCCGTGGACTTTATCACGGCTGACAAGTTCGATGAGCATGCCAACACTGGAAATGCCACCATAGAATCTGGCATCCCCGAGGGCTGGATGGGTTTGGACTGTGGCCCTGAGAGCATTAAAAAGAATGCTCAAGTTGTGTCTCAAGCCAAGCTCATCGTTTGGAATGGTCCTTTGGGAGTCTTTGAATGGGAAGCCTTTGCCAAGGGAACCAAGGCCCTCATGGATGAAATCGTGAAAGCCACCTCCCAGGGTAGTGTCACCATTATAGGGGGCGGGGACACTGCTACTTGCTGTGCCAAATGGAACACTGAAGACAAAGTCAGCCATGTGAGCACTGGAGGGGGTGCCAGTCTGGAGCTCCTGGAAGGTAAAAGCCTCCCAGGAGTAGAGGCCCTCAGCAATGTGTAA